The Lutibacter profundi genome includes a region encoding these proteins:
- a CDS encoding response regulator transcription factor: MRPIHLAIIEDDLIIQESLVEYFGLQDAIEVVLVASSVEEFLKKIMTSEKQPSILLLDINLPGISGLEGLPLIKNKLPELDVMMLTTFDETDKIFKALSCGACSYMSKRISLQKILEAVLIVNEGGSYMSPAIARKIANYYAPKKKQLLTERQLEIVEGIVAGQSYKMIAADLFVSIDTVRSHIKNIYKTLEINCKAELIRKSFDKEI; this comes from the coding sequence ATGAGACCTATACATTTAGCCATCATAGAAGACGACTTAATTATTCAAGAAAGTTTGGTAGAATATTTTGGACTACAGGATGCTATTGAAGTTGTTTTAGTGGCAAGTAGTGTAGAAGAATTTTTAAAAAAAATTATGACTAGCGAAAAGCAACCTAGTATTTTATTGTTAGATATCAATCTCCCAGGTATATCTGGTTTGGAAGGGCTTCCCTTAATTAAAAATAAATTACCCGAGTTGGATGTGATGATGCTAACCACTTTTGATGAAACCGATAAGATTTTTAAAGCTCTTTCTTGTGGAGCCTGCTCGTATATGTCTAAACGTATTTCACTTCAAAAAATATTGGAAGCAGTGCTTATTGTAAATGAAGGAGGATCCTATATGTCTCCTGCCATAGCTAGAAAAATAGCCAATTATTATGCACCCAAAAAGAAACAACTCCTCACTGAAAGACAATTAGAAATTGTTGAAGGCATTGTTGCGGGTCAAAGCTATAAAATGATTGCAGCAGATTTATTTGTGTCTATAGATACGGTACGAAGCCATATAAAAAACATTTACAAAACCCTCGAAATAAATTGCAAAGCCGAGCTTATACGAAAATCATTTGATAAAGAAATATAA